A window of the Syntrophothermus lipocalidus DSM 12680 genome harbors these coding sequences:
- the hisIE gene encoding bifunctional phosphoribosyl-AMP cyclohydrolase/phosphoribosyl-ATP diphosphatase HisIE — translation MSRGFIEQLKFDEKGLIPAIIQDEKTQQVLMLAYMNRESLLKTLESGYTWFYSRSRQCLWMKGETSGNVQRVKNIAYDCDQDSLLITVDQEGAACHTGHYSCFYRDWDGTLVSPRLFDPEEVYPRRPGTPSILFELYEVIQARQRLRPEGSYTSYLFNEGQDKILKKVGEESAEVVIASKNNSEEQLVYELADLMYHLLVLMVYHGVELKDVFAELRSRR, via the coding sequence ATGAGTAGAGGCTTTATAGAACAGCTGAAATTTGATGAAAAGGGATTAATCCCGGCCATAATACAGGACGAAAAGACCCAGCAGGTGCTGATGCTGGCTTACATGAACCGGGAGTCTTTGCTCAAGACTCTGGAAAGCGGGTATACCTGGTTTTATTCCCGCAGCCGCCAGTGCCTTTGGATGAAAGGAGAAACCTCGGGGAATGTCCAGAGGGTAAAAAATATCGCCTATGACTGCGACCAGGACTCGCTTTTGATTACGGTGGACCAAGAGGGTGCTGCCTGCCACACCGGGCACTATTCCTGTTTTTACCGGGATTGGGATGGAACCCTTGTTTCACCACGGTTGTTCGACCCGGAAGAGGTTTACCCGCGGCGGCCTGGAACCCCCTCCATCTTGTTTGAACTTTACGAGGTGATACAAGCCAGGCAAAGACTTAGACCCGAAGGTTCCTACACCTCGTATCTTTTCAATGAGGGTCAGGACAAGATTTTAAAAAAGGTGGGGGAAGAAAGCGCGGAGGTAGTCATCGCTTCTAAGAACAACTCGGAGGAGCAACTGGTATACGAGCTGGCGGATCTCATGTATCATCTTTTGGTGTTGATGGTCTACCACGGTGTTGAGCTAAAGGATGTTTTTGCCGAACTACGCTCTCGTCGCTGA
- a CDS encoding ATP-dependent helicase, producing the protein MKLVEGLNQEQKEAVLHVDGPCLVLAGAGSGKTRVLTTRLAYLCHTGIRPRNILAITFTNKAAREMKERVERLIPGFTGQWIQTFHATCYRILRQEIDRLGYSRDFSIVDEAEQRALVKECLQDLNEYRIKPEVIAYFINQAKNSLASEKKDLGSSTLPVNLREVYQKAFRLYQARLKAMNGLDFEDLILLTIRLFRENEDVLGKYRDRFKYIMIDEYQDTNYAQYVLSHTLAQEHRNLFIVGDPDQSIYSWRGAEPENIKRFLRDYPEARIIKLEKNYRSTKVILDAANAVIRHNCEREEKVLKTDNPVGEKLRRFRAVDGQEEAQFVAETIAELVRQGYRYRDMAIFYRTHAQSRYLEDVLKRRLVPYYIVGARSFYQRKEVRDVLAYLKLAVNPFDTLSFRRVINLPRRGVGDVTLKRIEEFAAASALPVLEALANPADIPGISRRVAEALEEFYGLIKFVQVLGENEPVMAVLEQLLESSGYVEDICRRDPLGAEERIENLRELKSVALEFDRTRGGNLGEFLAEVSLVQDTDTTDVSDAVAMMTFHSAKGLEFPVVFMTGMEEGIFPSAKAETEAEIEEERRLCYVGITRAKERLFLSNAFSRVLWGYEMRNLPSRFLGEIPRGLFISDHAADPGFTEILPETTDPKLELAPGDVVEHRKFGQGIVIDVLEDGEIAIVDFVVAGTKMLRTDIAPMVKVEGSDGW; encoded by the coding sequence ATGAAGCTAGTGGAAGGATTAAACCAAGAGCAGAAGGAAGCGGTTTTACATGTGGATGGTCCGTGTTTGGTTCTGGCAGGAGCAGGCAGCGGGAAGACCCGGGTACTAACGACCCGCCTGGCTTATTTGTGTCATACAGGTATTCGTCCCAGGAACATCCTAGCCATAACTTTTACCAACAAGGCCGCCCGCGAAATGAAAGAACGGGTAGAACGATTGATTCCGGGTTTTACCGGCCAGTGGATACAAACATTTCACGCTACCTGCTACCGTATCCTGCGTCAGGAGATAGACCGCCTGGGTTACAGCCGGGATTTCAGCATTGTGGACGAGGCCGAACAGAGAGCTTTGGTCAAGGAGTGTTTACAAGACCTGAATGAATACCGAATCAAGCCGGAAGTAATAGCCTATTTTATAAATCAAGCCAAAAACAGCCTGGCCTCGGAAAAAAAGGATCTCGGAAGTTCGACCTTGCCAGTTAATCTGAGGGAAGTTTACCAAAAGGCCTTTCGCCTTTACCAGGCCCGGTTGAAGGCCATGAACGGCCTTGACTTCGAGGACTTAATTTTATTGACCATACGCCTATTTCGGGAAAACGAGGACGTGCTGGGTAAATACCGGGATCGGTTCAAGTACATAATGATCGACGAATACCAGGATACAAATTATGCGCAGTACGTTTTAAGTCATACCCTGGCGCAAGAACACCGTAACCTCTTCATAGTAGGGGACCCGGACCAATCCATTTACAGTTGGAGAGGGGCCGAACCGGAAAATATCAAGCGATTTTTGAGGGATTATCCGGAGGCCAGAATCATCAAGCTGGAAAAAAACTACCGGTCTACCAAGGTTATATTGGACGCAGCCAATGCGGTCATAAGACATAACTGCGAACGCGAAGAAAAGGTGCTGAAAACCGATAATCCCGTCGGGGAGAAGTTGAGGCGTTTTCGGGCTGTAGATGGCCAGGAGGAAGCACAGTTCGTTGCCGAAACTATTGCGGAGTTGGTCCGGCAGGGGTACCGTTACCGGGATATGGCTATTTTTTACCGCACCCATGCTCAGTCCCGCTACCTGGAAGACGTTTTAAAAAGAAGGCTGGTGCCTTACTATATTGTAGGCGCCCGCAGCTTCTACCAGCGAAAAGAAGTTAGGGATGTACTGGCCTACCTGAAACTGGCAGTAAACCCTTTTGACACGCTGAGTTTTAGGCGCGTCATCAATCTTCCCCGCCGGGGGGTTGGGGACGTCACCCTGAAGAGGATAGAAGAATTTGCTGCTGCTTCTGCCTTACCGGTTTTGGAAGCCCTTGCTAATCCTGCGGATATTCCGGGGATTTCGCGCCGGGTAGCTGAGGCCTTGGAGGAGTTCTACGGGCTAATCAAGTTTGTGCAGGTTTTGGGAGAAAACGAGCCGGTAATGGCAGTTTTAGAACAGCTCCTGGAATCATCAGGATATGTCGAAGACATTTGTCGAAGGGATCCGCTGGGGGCAGAGGAGAGGATAGAAAACCTGCGCGAGCTGAAATCGGTAGCCTTAGAATTCGACCGAACGCGGGGTGGAAACCTGGGAGAGTTTTTAGCCGAGGTTTCTCTTGTTCAGGATACAGATACGACGGATGTTTCCGATGCGGTGGCGATGATGACGTTCCACAGTGCCAAAGGTCTCGAATTTCCGGTGGTTTTCATGACCGGGATGGAAGAAGGTATTTTCCCCTCGGCTAAAGCGGAAACCGAAGCCGAGATCGAAGAGGAACGGAGGCTGTGTTATGTCGGTATCACCAGGGCTAAGGAAAGGTTGTTCTTGAGCAACGCGTTCAGCCGCGTTTTGTGGGGTTATGAGATGCGAAACCTGCCTTCCCGTTTCCTTGGCGAGATACCTAGAGGGCTTTTCATTTCAGACCATGCTGCGGACCCCGGGTTTACGGAGATACTCCCGGAAACCACAGACCCAAAGCTGGAGTTGGCCCCGGGAGACGTGGTAGAGCACCGTAAGTTTGGGCAAGGTATAGTGATTGATGTGTTGGAGGACGGGGAGATAGCCATAGTCGACTTTGTCGTAGCTGGGACCAAGATGTTGAGGACCGATATAGCACCTATGGTGAAGGTAGAGGGATCTGACGGTTGGTGA
- the ligA gene encoding NAD-dependent DNA ligase LigA, which produces METPRERAEKLREEIRKHDYHYYVLDQPLISDAEYDRLFRELVELEQAYPDLVTPDSPTQRVGGEVLKGFTPVQHRVPLLSLDNAFNERELRDFNRRLKERLGDEAVAYVCELKIDGVSIALVYQDGVLMSGATRGDGIVGEDVTANIRTIKSLPLRLTYPLPRVEVRGEVYMPKEAFARLNREREDRGEKTFANPRNAAAGSIRQLDPKVTAGRTLGLLVYDILHLEGKEIDSQRETLEFLSELGFPVDRNFRWCASLDEVLEYCEEWQGRRHELPYEIDGVVVKLNSLPARQLLGATAKSPRWAIAYKFPAEEKETKIVAIELNVGRTGVITPTAVMEPVSLAGTTVSRASLHNYDLIREKDIRVGDMVVVHKAGDIIPEVVRSLPEKRTGKEIEFKMPDKCPACGSRVVRFSGEVAYRCDNINCPARLKESLIFFASREAMDIEGLGPALVEQLVDRGMVSNVADLYYLRAEELAGLERMGQKSAANLIRALEQSKGRPLHRLLNALGIRYVGLKTARILAEHYRDIERFSDIDREELMSIPEIGEKIAESVTAFFAEPRNWDSIHKLKKAGVNTVEPEFSMAQDSQFAGKTFVLTGALESMTRNEATKAIEDRGGKVTNSVSRKTDFVVAGRDPGSKYDKAVALGVTVLDENQFLQLLGRQAKA; this is translated from the coding sequence GTGGAAACCCCTAGGGAAAGAGCCGAAAAGTTGCGGGAAGAGATTCGAAAGCACGACTATCACTATTACGTGTTGGATCAGCCCTTAATCAGTGACGCTGAGTATGACCGTTTGTTCCGGGAGTTGGTCGAGCTCGAACAGGCTTATCCGGACCTCGTTACCCCTGATTCTCCCACCCAGCGGGTAGGCGGAGAGGTGCTCAAAGGGTTCACGCCGGTTCAGCACCGGGTACCTCTATTGAGCTTGGACAATGCTTTCAATGAAAGGGAACTGCGGGATTTTAACCGGCGCTTGAAGGAAAGACTGGGGGATGAGGCTGTTGCCTACGTCTGTGAATTGAAGATCGACGGGGTGTCGATAGCTTTGGTATACCAGGACGGGGTCTTGATGAGCGGTGCTACTCGTGGAGACGGGATTGTAGGGGAAGATGTTACGGCCAACATCCGCACCATAAAGTCCTTGCCGTTGCGGCTGACTTATCCTTTGCCGCGGGTGGAGGTGCGGGGAGAAGTATACATGCCGAAAGAGGCTTTTGCTCGCTTGAACCGGGAACGGGAGGACAGGGGGGAAAAGACTTTTGCTAATCCCCGTAACGCGGCGGCAGGATCCATCCGGCAACTTGACCCGAAAGTGACCGCTGGGCGCACCTTGGGTCTTCTGGTTTATGATATCTTACACTTGGAAGGGAAAGAAATAGACAGCCAGCGGGAAACGTTAGAGTTTCTGTCCGAGTTGGGTTTCCCGGTAGACAGAAACTTCCGCTGGTGTGCTTCTCTGGACGAGGTATTGGAATACTGTGAGGAATGGCAAGGGAGAAGGCACGAACTTCCGTACGAAATAGATGGAGTAGTGGTCAAACTTAATTCGCTGCCGGCGAGACAGCTTTTGGGAGCAACTGCCAAAAGCCCGCGCTGGGCCATAGCCTATAAGTTTCCGGCCGAAGAAAAAGAGACAAAGATCGTTGCCATCGAGCTCAACGTCGGGCGCACCGGGGTGATAACTCCCACCGCGGTCATGGAGCCGGTCAGCCTGGCGGGTACTACGGTGAGCAGGGCGAGTTTACACAATTACGACCTGATTCGTGAAAAAGATATCCGCGTAGGCGATATGGTGGTGGTTCATAAAGCCGGGGATATCATACCTGAGGTGGTAAGATCACTACCGGAGAAACGGACCGGCAAAGAGATCGAATTCAAGATGCCGGACAAGTGCCCAGCCTGCGGTTCGCGGGTGGTCAGGTTCTCGGGAGAGGTTGCATATCGTTGCGACAACATAAACTGCCCGGCCCGTTTGAAGGAGAGCCTGATCTTTTTTGCTTCGCGGGAAGCTATGGACATCGAGGGCTTGGGGCCTGCCTTAGTGGAACAGCTAGTAGACAGGGGAATGGTGAGCAATGTAGCTGACCTGTACTATCTTAGAGCCGAAGAGCTGGCAGGTTTGGAAAGGATGGGACAGAAATCGGCCGCCAACTTGATTAGGGCTCTGGAGCAGAGCAAAGGGCGCCCGCTGCATCGGTTGCTGAACGCCCTCGGCATCCGTTACGTAGGGCTCAAGACGGCGAGGATACTGGCGGAGCACTACCGGGATATAGAACGCTTTTCGGACATAGACCGCGAAGAACTTATGTCTATCCCGGAAATCGGGGAGAAGATTGCGGAGAGCGTAACGGCGTTTTTCGCTGAGCCTAGGAATTGGGACAGCATCCACAAACTGAAAAAAGCAGGGGTTAACACGGTTGAGCCTGAATTTTCTATGGCACAAGACAGCCAGTTCGCGGGCAAGACCTTTGTGTTGACGGGTGCGTTGGAGTCGATGACCAGGAATGAAGCGACGAAAGCCATCGAGGATCGCGGGGGCAAGGTGACTAATAGCGTAAGCCGCAAGACCGACTTCGTCGTGGCTGGTAGGGATCCGGGATCAAAATACGACAAAGCTGTGGCTTTGGGTGTCACGGTTTTGGATGAAAACCAGTTCTTGCAACTCTTAGGAAGACAGGCAAAGGCATAA
- a CDS encoding polysaccharide deacetylase family protein: protein MAKYNGIYLGSPDAKRIYLTFDAGYEMGYTATILDTLAQYQVKAAFFVTKPFITSHPELVKRMVAEGHVVGSHTATHPDLTTISEEKIDKELETTEAAFLAATRQPLARLVRPPNGTYSEKVLATLHSLNYRPVFWSMAFRDWDVKNQPTPAKIFQDVTGNIHPGAVILLHNVSSSNAQALPNIIVELKKQGYEFAPLSDFLQ from the coding sequence ATGGCTAAGTACAACGGAATTTACCTGGGAAGTCCAGATGCCAAGCGAATCTACCTCACTTTTGACGCCGGGTACGAAATGGGCTACACCGCCACCATACTTGACACCTTGGCCCAGTACCAGGTAAAAGCGGCGTTCTTCGTAACCAAGCCCTTTATCACGTCCCACCCCGAGCTGGTCAAACGGATGGTAGCGGAAGGTCATGTGGTAGGCAGTCACACGGCGACTCATCCTGATCTGACCACCATATCCGAAGAGAAAATAGACAAAGAATTGGAAACAACTGAAGCCGCTTTCTTAGCTGCAACCAGACAGCCGCTTGCCCGGCTGGTAAGACCGCCGAACGGAACCTACAGCGAAAAAGTGCTGGCAACCCTTCATTCCCTCAATTACCGGCCAGTTTTTTGGAGTATGGCTTTTCGGGACTGGGATGTCAAGAATCAGCCTACGCCTGCTAAGATATTCCAAGACGTTACCGGCAACATCCACCCCGGGGCCGTCATACTCCTGCACAACGTTTCCTCCAGCAATGCCCAGGCCCTGCCTAACATAATCGTGGAGCTGAAAAAACAAGGGTATGAATTCGCCCCTTTATCTGACTTTCTTCAGTGA